A genomic region of Pseudomonas sp. KU43P contains the following coding sequences:
- a CDS encoding ATP-grasp domain-containing protein, translating into MNGRRSAIVIVDPVSSARHYGSEIRSKGLIGVALISVAKLSEGLRRLQDLSGFEVVVYAGSFELAVCRLAEYEICAVIPGSDLGLGLSDMLNYHYGLVGNPVISLKSRMCKLELKKTLEYKNVPATHSIEVSLKSIERSQDQNFNFPLVVKPSQGTGSKNVKVCKNLAELSLAISNIEGNHDFHVDGEVVALAEEYIEGIEYFVVTANLGKNENKIFLCFAKYEKIECSGNLSIYKNIMSLPLSGDNAQLAFSYACDVNEAIELDYGINDIELKIGPKGVLIIEQNGRLPGADVPRMIELCSGFNCYDFNLDIYLGKKFQHTATPRFNKHFCICCLISTAPGEVKSISGVELVSQLSSFNSMNLFVSTGQRVEVTRDFLSSWGMVYLVHENRELLAEHAELVHQLLRLNM; encoded by the coding sequence ATGAATGGGCGTCGATCTGCGATCGTCATAGTTGATCCTGTCAGCTCTGCTCGCCACTACGGTAGTGAGATTCGAAGCAAAGGTCTAATTGGTGTTGCACTCATAAGTGTTGCCAAACTATCGGAGGGGCTTCGCCGTCTGCAGGATCTGAGTGGGTTCGAAGTAGTGGTATATGCAGGAAGTTTTGAACTAGCTGTATGCCGCCTAGCAGAATACGAAATATGCGCGGTAATTCCGGGTTCTGACCTCGGATTGGGGCTTTCAGACATGTTGAATTATCATTATGGATTGGTGGGAAACCCAGTAATCAGCCTAAAATCGCGAATGTGCAAACTAGAGTTAAAGAAAACACTTGAATACAAGAACGTTCCTGCGACTCATTCGATTGAGGTTAGCCTGAAATCTATTGAGCGCAGTCAAGATCAGAACTTTAATTTTCCTCTCGTAGTTAAACCTAGCCAAGGAACCGGCAGCAAAAATGTGAAAGTATGTAAGAATCTCGCTGAGCTGAGCCTTGCCATATCTAACATAGAGGGCAATCATGATTTTCATGTAGATGGAGAAGTAGTTGCGCTAGCTGAAGAGTATATTGAGGGCATAGAGTATTTTGTTGTAACAGCCAATCTTGGAAAGAACGAAAATAAGATATTTTTATGTTTTGCGAAATACGAGAAGATTGAATGCTCGGGCAACCTAAGCATTTACAAGAATATCATGTCGCTACCGCTATCGGGAGACAATGCTCAACTTGCTTTTTCTTATGCTTGCGATGTAAATGAAGCGATTGAATTAGATTATGGAATCAACGATATAGAATTAAAAATAGGCCCGAAAGGTGTCTTGATTATCGAGCAGAATGGTCGTTTACCAGGTGCCGATGTACCGAGAATGATTGAGCTCTGTTCTGGCTTCAATTGCTACGACTTTAATCTCGATATCTACTTGGGCAAAAAATTTCAACATACTGCAACACCAAGATTTAATAAACACTTCTGCATATGCTGTCTGATTAGCACAGCACCGGGTGAGGTTAAGAGCATTTCAGGAGTGGAGCTTGTTAGCCAACTAAGCTCTTTCAATTCTATGAACCTATTTGTATCGACAGGGCAGCGTGTAGAGGTGACACGAGACTTCCTTTCTTCATGGGGCATGGTTTATCTAGTACACGAGAACCGAGAACTATTAGCGGAGCACGCCGAGTTAGTGCATCAGCTTCTTCGCTTGAACATGTAG
- a CDS encoding VOC family protein, whose protein sequence is MNNIKYAHANLISCDWRNLSNFYICVFGCVPVGSPRKLSGDSIAAGTGVCSPEIEGIHLRLPGYGSCGPTLEIFQYKKSIQAAEKQANTQGLTHLAFEVKNLESVCVDVIRWGGALLGRLSEVFVEEVGTCNFLYVRDPERNIIEIQSWEYL, encoded by the coding sequence ATGAACAATATTAAATACGCGCACGCAAACTTAATATCGTGCGACTGGCGCAATTTATCAAATTTCTATATTTGTGTCTTTGGGTGTGTCCCAGTCGGTTCGCCGAGAAAACTCTCTGGAGATTCAATTGCAGCGGGGACCGGAGTGTGCTCACCAGAGATCGAGGGCATTCATTTACGGCTACCGGGTTATGGGAGTTGTGGCCCAACGCTGGAAATCTTTCAATATAAAAAGAGCATTCAAGCGGCAGAAAAACAGGCCAACACACAAGGTCTAACCCATTTGGCTTTTGAAGTAAAAAATCTAGAAAGCGTATGTGTGGATGTAATCCGCTGGGGCGGTGCGCTGCTAGGTAGGCTCTCTGAAGTTTTCGTGGAAGAAGTGGGCACCTGCAATTTTTTATATGTTCGGGACCCAGAGAGAAACATTATCGAAATTCAAAGCTGGGAGTACCTATGA
- a CDS encoding transposase, translating to MILDTFLGRYDGAQLEAKSVRKSYSKEQKVRAAEMVLDGGQSVPEVCEMLEIGPTALRRWVEQVRKEREGQVPAGAKAITPDQHRIQELEALVRQKDRDIEILKKASALLLRDSKDRSR from the coding sequence ATGATTTTGGACACCTTCTTAGGGCGCTATGATGGCGCCCAATTGGAGGCAAAATCAGTGCGAAAGTCATACTCGAAAGAACAGAAAGTCCGGGCTGCCGAGATGGTGCTGGACGGTGGCCAGTCAGTCCCCGAAGTCTGCGAAATGCTTGAGATTGGGCCTACAGCCCTGCGGCGTTGGGTCGAACAGGTGCGCAAGGAGCGGGAGGGCCAGGTGCCAGCTGGAGCCAAGGCCATTACCCCGGATCAACATCGAATCCAAGAGCTTGAGGCACTGGTTCGGCAGAAAGATCGAGATATCGAAATCCTAAAAAAGGCCAGTGCTCTCCTGCTTCGGGACTCCAAAGATCGTTCTCGCTGA
- a CDS encoding DUF1329 domain-containing protein, with the protein MHDFKHTWLRATLTATLLSSSVALQASANGSDAAQLGKALTPIGAERAGNADGSIPEWTGKWRGAPPQVKFDGPGSPYPDPYANEKPLFVITAQNMDQYAENLSEGQKALFKRYPATFKMPVYPSHRDFRADKDTEAAILRNAQSAKLSADGNDALEAFGASPFPIPKNGNELILNHNMQARAVTEEANYNQVVVYADNNRVLEKVNYKIYSLWSDPKQNAQTTNGIFTNFLLTTLEPVRKKGEIIVGHEFTDSAAQPRQAWQYTPGQRRVRRAPTVGYDSPTGAGGFRVYDEDRLFNGATDRYDWTIVGKKEIYIPYNNYKIDEPDVKQSDIINAAGHINPDLMRYEKHRTWILQATLKPSARHIYAKRTFYIDEDSWAATLADNYDGRGQLWRTNMQTSIYAYDIQRFHARLAIYHDLIAGAYMVDRLLDHQKPALLNASNFGPEEFTPGNLRKLGTR; encoded by the coding sequence ATGCATGACTTCAAGCACACCTGGCTGCGCGCCACGCTTACCGCCACCCTGCTGAGCAGCAGCGTGGCCCTGCAGGCCAGCGCCAATGGCAGCGATGCCGCGCAATTGGGCAAGGCCCTGACCCCGATCGGCGCCGAGCGCGCCGGCAACGCCGATGGCAGCATCCCGGAGTGGACCGGCAAGTGGCGCGGCGCCCCGCCACAGGTGAAATTCGACGGCCCCGGCAGCCCCTACCCGGACCCCTACGCCAACGAAAAGCCGTTGTTCGTCATCACCGCGCAGAACATGGACCAGTACGCCGAAAACCTTTCCGAGGGCCAGAAGGCGCTGTTCAAGCGCTACCCCGCCACCTTCAAGATGCCGGTCTACCCCAGCCACCGGGATTTCCGTGCCGACAAGGACACCGAAGCGGCAATCTTGCGCAACGCCCAGAGCGCCAAGCTCAGCGCCGACGGCAATGATGCACTGGAAGCCTTCGGCGCCTCGCCGTTCCCGATCCCGAAGAACGGCAACGAGCTGATCCTCAACCACAACATGCAAGCACGGGCAGTCACCGAGGAAGCCAACTACAACCAGGTGGTCGTCTATGCCGACAACAACCGGGTGCTGGAAAAGGTCAACTACAAGATCTACTCACTGTGGTCCGACCCCAAGCAGAACGCCCAGACCACCAACGGCATCTTCACCAACTTCCTGCTCACCACGCTGGAGCCGGTGCGCAAGAAAGGCGAGATCATTGTCGGCCACGAATTCACCGACTCAGCCGCGCAACCCCGCCAGGCCTGGCAGTACACCCCCGGCCAGCGTCGCGTGCGCCGGGCGCCGACCGTGGGCTACGACTCGCCAACCGGCGCCGGTGGCTTCCGTGTGTATGACGAAGACCGCTTGTTCAACGGTGCGACCGACCGCTATGACTGGACCATCGTCGGCAAGAAAGAAATCTACATCCCCTACAACAACTACAAAATCGATGAACCGGACGTCAAACAGTCGGACATCATCAACGCCGCCGGCCACATCAACCCGGACCTGATGCGTTACGAGAAGCACCGCACCTGGATTCTGCAGGCCACGCTCAAGCCCAGCGCACGCCACATCTATGCCAAGCGCACCTTCTACATCGACGAAGACAGCTGGGCCGCCACCCTGGCCGACAACTACGATGGCCGCGGCCAACTGTGGCGCACCAACATGCAGACCTCGATCTATGCCTACGACATCCAGCGCTTCCACGCGCGCCTGGCCATCTACCATGACCTGATTGCCGGCGCCTACATGGTCGACCGGCTGCTCGATCATCAGAAACCGGCACTGCTCAATGCCAGCAACTTCGGGCCTGAAGAGTTCACGCCCGGGAACTTGCGCAAATTGGGTACTCGTTGA
- a CDS encoding DUF3291 domain-containing protein: MTKILAQFDLVKPKFPRDDRKMDEFYNNVDYINKLAESSRGFIWREVNEDQDKLDTLWGEGYLYTLSLWKDVWSLKNFLYKTPHAEMILSRHNWFQPIEHPRIVLWWVDSGHIPTLEEAHRRLIWLYENGPSYQAFNLKSCDFPTALY, encoded by the coding sequence ATGACTAAAATATTGGCGCAGTTTGACCTGGTAAAGCCTAAATTCCCACGCGATGATCGTAAAATGGATGAATTTTACAACAACGTTGATTACATAAACAAGTTAGCGGAAAGCTCACGCGGATTCATATGGCGCGAAGTAAATGAAGATCAAGACAAGTTAGATACGTTATGGGGCGAAGGCTATCTCTATACGCTCTCGCTGTGGAAAGATGTGTGGTCGCTGAAAAACTTTCTTTATAAAACCCCACATGCCGAAATGATCCTCAGTAGACACAACTGGTTTCAGCCAATTGAGCATCCACGGATTGTTTTATGGTGGGTCGATTCGGGGCATATCCCAACTCTCGAAGAGGCACATAGGCGCTTGATATGGCTGTATGAAAATGGCCCTTCATACCAGGCATTTAATCTCAAATCTTGCGATTTCCCAACAGCGTTGTATTGA
- a CDS encoding iron-containing redox enzyme family protein codes for MNSLIYEEQEKLASYYRKVLGSPESLVAMRGVLQNIKNEIHRLEDNWLTFEEHNVNTDELPTNKEEFVSWYIAKENKLNIDIQLFIEYVRQEATVEQMAYYICMEELVDGSFDDLMAMVQIGMPVKQKMVAGENYWDEMGNGDFTAVHTSMFKQSSAHMRKVLDGAGISVKYPTLECLMNGNVLLMWAIRREYNVRLIGAMGLVEGSAPVRFRATTEALERLKLPTEVIAYHKTHIKIDTRHSCAWLERVLPHYADCGPDVLRELSLGVAIRYNVAIRYYEHMYQMMRSIQ; via the coding sequence ATGAATTCCTTGATTTATGAAGAGCAAGAGAAGCTTGCAAGTTATTATAGAAAAGTACTTGGATCACCAGAGAGCCTGGTTGCCATGAGGGGGGTGCTTCAAAATATAAAAAATGAAATCCATCGCCTGGAAGACAACTGGCTTACGTTCGAGGAGCATAACGTAAATACAGATGAACTACCCACTAATAAAGAAGAGTTTGTCAGTTGGTATATCGCAAAAGAAAACAAGCTTAATATCGATATTCAACTGTTCATTGAGTATGTTAGGCAAGAAGCGACCGTTGAGCAGATGGCATACTACATCTGCATGGAAGAGCTCGTTGATGGTTCATTTGATGATTTAATGGCAATGGTCCAAATAGGGATGCCAGTAAAACAAAAAATGGTGGCTGGAGAAAACTACTGGGATGAAATGGGAAATGGCGATTTCACTGCCGTTCATACCTCAATGTTCAAGCAGTCATCAGCACATATGCGCAAGGTGCTGGACGGAGCTGGAATATCTGTAAAATACCCCACACTGGAATGCCTTATGAACGGCAATGTTCTGCTTATGTGGGCGATAAGAAGAGAATATAACGTGAGGTTGATTGGCGCAATGGGACTTGTAGAGGGATCTGCACCAGTCCGATTTCGTGCAACCACTGAAGCGCTCGAACGCTTAAAGTTGCCAACAGAGGTTATTGCTTATCACAAAACGCATATCAAAATCGATACACGGCATAGCTGTGCTTGGTTGGAGCGAGTCTTGCCGCACTATGCAGATTGCGGTCCAGATGTTTTGCGAGAGTTATCTCTGGGAGTTGCCATTCGATATAACGTTGCAATTAGATATTACGAGCATATGTATCAGATGATGAGGAGTATTCAATGA
- a CDS encoding cation:proton antiporter — MKEFIALALMILIACVACRTVLGKLGQPTVLGDVCAGVVLGGTVLGFYYPFFWSVIPANALTLLKMLGEFGLVFILVEAAWEISLKNKLEISETYIMLFSGAGIAVSFIAGGVLAFYSRFDIGPISNLAGYIVFCGIAFSVTALPVLMAIVKESNGLQARCGRLAVTAAVYTDIFAWLALAFLLIVVRHDEVGNLANVMLLAAYTATMLLLIKPFLRKLKAKPTSKSSGVGLFVFFIVSAVTTDILGFHFSIGIVLAACVAVEMEGAKNVWDRWIGGIGQLLISLFFVNVGLQFSLNGLAELKVWLWVLIFLSGAVISKALSSYFAGRIIGLGQRASIELGILMSTKGAAELIVIAVGYQAGLLSENSYNVLMLVTFFSTILTAPFISISNRFFERKLSFDRL, encoded by the coding sequence ATGAAAGAGTTTATTGCATTGGCGCTGATGATACTAATTGCCTGCGTCGCATGTAGAACAGTACTGGGCAAACTTGGTCAGCCTACGGTTTTAGGAGATGTATGCGCCGGCGTTGTATTAGGAGGGACGGTTCTTGGTTTCTATTATCCTTTCTTTTGGAGCGTCATCCCCGCTAACGCGCTAACGCTGTTAAAAATGCTTGGTGAATTTGGCTTAGTTTTTATACTGGTTGAGGCCGCGTGGGAAATAAGCTTAAAAAATAAACTTGAGATCAGCGAGACATACATCATGTTGTTCTCAGGCGCAGGAATAGCAGTGTCGTTTATTGCTGGAGGGGTTCTGGCATTTTACTCAAGATTTGATATTGGTCCTATTTCCAATTTAGCAGGATATATAGTCTTCTGCGGGATTGCTTTTTCGGTGACAGCCCTCCCCGTTCTTATGGCAATAGTGAAAGAATCGAATGGGCTTCAAGCCAGATGTGGACGACTAGCTGTTACAGCAGCTGTATACACGGATATATTTGCTTGGCTGGCATTAGCTTTTCTATTGATTGTGGTTCGGCATGATGAGGTAGGTAATCTTGCTAATGTGATGCTGCTTGCCGCGTACACTGCAACCATGCTGTTATTAATCAAGCCCTTCTTGCGCAAACTAAAAGCCAAGCCTACTAGCAAATCGAGTGGCGTAGGTTTATTTGTATTCTTTATTGTTTCGGCAGTGACGACAGATATCCTTGGCTTCCATTTTTCAATAGGCATAGTTTTGGCTGCTTGTGTAGCCGTTGAGATGGAGGGTGCAAAAAATGTTTGGGATAGATGGATAGGTGGTATTGGTCAACTTCTGATCTCCCTATTTTTTGTTAATGTTGGCCTTCAATTCTCACTTAACGGGCTTGCGGAATTGAAAGTTTGGTTGTGGGTGCTGATCTTCCTAAGTGGGGCAGTTATCAGCAAGGCTTTGAGCTCTTACTTTGCTGGCCGGATCATAGGCTTAGGCCAGCGCGCATCAATTGAGCTTGGTATTCTGATGAGTACAAAAGGTGCAGCTGAACTGATTGTTATCGCTGTAGGATATCAGGCAGGGCTACTGTCGGAAAATTCCTATAATGTTCTAATGCTCGTGACGTTCTTCTCCACAATATTGACAGCGCCTTTTATTTCCATCTCAAATAGATTCTTCGAACGAAAGTTGTCTTTTGATCGCCTCTAG
- a CDS encoding FAD-dependent oxidoreductase, translating into MIRWDECCDVLVVGAGAGGMTAALRAHDLGLDTLLIEKRDQYGGTSVASGGSVRIPDLGRAMLEYLERDTRVRFVAMEPKPFEGAALGEELLRMREPSPGTLLMGRVAMTLTETQVLVHRSKGWLGLAATVLWRYWRDREGRRLSRRDRYLTQGSALVGALRCSLLDRGLPLWLNCPLDQLLMVGHRLGGARVRRDGQWLNIKARHGVIIASGSGERSLAMRPGTQGLYAIGPGTGLGPAMAFGFLAANQIRGKSQQRQGEFTLALTGR; encoded by the coding sequence ATGATCAGGTGGGATGAATGCTGCGACGTGCTGGTGGTCGGGGCGGGCGCTGGCGGCATGACCGCCGCGCTGCGTGCCCATGACCTGGGCCTCGATACCCTGCTGATCGAGAAGCGCGATCAGTACGGCGGTACCTCGGTGGCTTCTGGCGGTAGTGTGCGGATCCCCGACCTGGGCCGCGCCATGCTCGAGTACCTTGAGCGCGACACGCGCGTACGCTTCGTCGCCATGGAGCCCAAACCCTTCGAAGGCGCAGCCCTGGGCGAGGAATTGCTGCGCATGCGCGAGCCATCGCCCGGCACGCTGCTGATGGGGCGCGTGGCCATGACCCTGACCGAAACGCAGGTGCTTGTTCACCGCAGCAAGGGCTGGCTGGGCCTGGCGGCAACCGTGCTGTGGCGCTACTGGCGTGACCGTGAGGGCCGCAGGTTGTCGCGGCGCGACCGTTATCTCACCCAGGGCAGCGCCCTGGTCGGCGCCTTGCGTTGCTCGCTGCTCGACCGCGGCCTGCCGCTGTGGCTGAACTGCCCGCTCGACCAACTGCTGATGGTCGGCCATCGCCTCGGCGGTGCCCGCGTGCGGCGCGACGGGCAATGGCTGAACATCAAGGCCCGCCATGGGGTGATCATCGCCTCGGGAAGTGGCGAGCGTAGCCTGGCGATGCGCCCCGGCACCCAGGGCCTGTACGCCATCGGCCCGGGTACCGGTCTCGGGCCCGCCATGGCCTTCGGCTTCCTGGCCGCCAACCAGATTCGCGGCAAAAGCCAGCAACGCCAGGGTGAGTTCACCCTGGCCCTGACCGGGAGATAG
- a CDS encoding DUF1302 domain-containing protein, with protein MIRTTIAQPPLNTYVSLPLLLLAGSLSQPASALTFQPNDDLSIDWDTTLSYSLAWRTEKRDHKLVANADGNDGDNAFDRGSLITDRVGFLTEANLRWQDNYGVFMRASGFYDRAYDQSNDNDTGTSNCFASGVCSKPNRFPKDTVDQHRDDLRMLDAYAYGTWDMAGHNLNLRVGDQVVSWGESLFYPGVSGAQSPVDATKATTPGVEVKEVLLPVGQVFGQFSLTDDLDVEAYYQYKWEKTQMFGVGSYFSTTDYIDRGGYSDATGFVRRLKDDEPSDSGQYGVALRYSAASLNNTEFGLYYVRYHDKTPTLDFQSDLGFYRARYFDNIDLYGASFATVLGDTSLAGEVSYRDGQPVMVDNGFSSAVRAETLQAQLSAIHVFGPNAFSDNTTLTGELVYNTVLHNDKSDPLTLAPGLTLGGTDSLVGDRDAWGYTVQVNFDYNDVFSGWDMSVPINFSTAAQHDSALTGSINYGQGDDRASIGTTWRYLGNFTVEALYSAFLGNANNSPWADRDNVALNFKYRF; from the coding sequence ATGATAAGAACAACAATCGCCCAGCCACCGCTCAACACGTACGTAAGCCTGCCCCTGCTGCTGCTGGCCGGGAGCCTCAGCCAGCCGGCCAGCGCCCTGACCTTCCAGCCCAACGATGACCTCAGCATCGACTGGGACACCACGTTGAGCTACAGCCTTGCCTGGCGTACCGAGAAACGCGACCACAAGCTGGTGGCCAATGCCGATGGCAACGACGGCGACAATGCATTCGACCGGGGCAGCCTGATCACCGACCGCGTGGGCTTCCTCACCGAGGCCAACCTGCGCTGGCAGGACAACTACGGCGTGTTCATGCGGGCCTCGGGCTTCTACGACCGGGCCTACGATCAGAGCAACGACAACGACACCGGCACCTCCAACTGCTTTGCCAGTGGCGTGTGCAGCAAACCGAACCGTTTCCCCAAGGACACCGTCGACCAGCACCGCGATGACCTGCGCATGCTCGATGCCTATGCCTACGGCACCTGGGACATGGCCGGGCACAACCTCAACCTGCGCGTGGGCGACCAGGTGGTGAGCTGGGGTGAAAGCCTGTTCTATCCGGGTGTCTCGGGCGCACAAAGCCCGGTGGACGCGACCAAGGCGACCACCCCGGGCGTCGAAGTGAAGGAAGTGCTGCTGCCGGTCGGCCAGGTGTTCGGCCAGTTCAGCCTGACCGACGACCTGGATGTGGAAGCCTACTACCAGTACAAGTGGGAGAAGACTCAGATGTTCGGGGTCGGCAGCTACTTCTCCACCACCGACTACATCGACCGGGGCGGCTACAGCGACGCCACCGGCTTCGTCAGGCGCCTGAAGGACGACGAGCCCAGCGACAGCGGCCAGTACGGCGTGGCCTTGCGCTACAGCGCCGCCTCGCTGAACAACACCGAATTCGGCCTGTACTACGTGCGCTACCACGACAAGACCCCGACCCTGGACTTCCAGAGCGACCTGGGCTTCTACCGTGCCCGCTACTTCGACAACATCGACCTGTATGGCGCCAGCTTCGCCACCGTGCTCGGCGATACCAGCCTGGCCGGCGAAGTCAGCTACCGGGACGGCCAGCCGGTGATGGTCGACAACGGCTTCTCCAGCGCGGTGCGCGCCGAGACCTTGCAGGCACAGCTCTCGGCCATCCACGTGTTCGGGCCGAATGCCTTCTCCGACAACACCACCCTGACCGGGGAGCTGGTCTACAACACCGTGCTGCACAACGACAAATCCGACCCGCTGACCCTGGCCCCGGGCCTGACCCTGGGCGGCACCGACAGCCTGGTGGGCGACCGCGATGCCTGGGGTTACACGGTGCAGGTCAACTTCGACTACAACGACGTCTTCAGCGGCTGGGACATGTCGGTGCCGATCAACTTCAGCACCGCCGCCCAGCACGACAGCGCCCTCACCGGCTCGATCAACTATGGCCAGGGCGACGATCGCGCCAGCATCGGCACGACCTGGCGCTACCTCGGCAACTTCACCGTCGAAGCGCTCTACAGCGCCTTCCTGGGCAACGCCAACAACTCGCCCTGGGCCGACCGCGACAACGTCGCACTCAACTTCAAATACCGGTTCTGA
- a CDS encoding IS3 family transposase, translated as MSEQYGVVECCRVLGVKRSSFYAWRQRQARKNPERDQLRSAVEGHFKASRDSAGSRTLTQELRRDGHKIGRYKVRALMREANLKCRQRRPHRYRSSGVEALIAENQLKRNFKVSTINEVWCGDVTYIQVGKRWLYLAAVIDLYARRVVGWAFSMIADARLACNALHMAAESRGKPTGVMFHSDQGCQYTSHKFRAALEEYSLNQSMSHRGQCWDNAAMERFFGALKSEWIPAKGYETEEQARADIQAYLVRYNLKRLHSYNGYETPVAMEKKLKAAA; from the coding sequence CTGAGTGAGCAATATGGTGTTGTCGAATGCTGTCGCGTGCTTGGGGTCAAGCGCAGCAGTTTCTATGCGTGGCGCCAGCGCCAAGCCCGAAAAAATCCTGAACGGGATCAGTTACGCTCGGCTGTGGAAGGCCACTTCAAAGCCTCTCGCGATTCGGCCGGGTCGCGGACGCTAACCCAGGAGTTACGACGCGACGGCCATAAGATTGGGCGTTACAAAGTACGTGCGCTGATGCGTGAAGCTAACCTTAAGTGCAGGCAGCGTAGGCCGCACCGGTACCGCTCATCAGGCGTGGAAGCATTGATTGCTGAGAATCAGCTGAAGCGAAATTTCAAAGTTTCGACGATCAACGAGGTTTGGTGTGGAGACGTGACGTACATCCAGGTTGGCAAGCGCTGGCTGTACTTGGCCGCTGTGATCGACCTTTATGCGCGCCGTGTAGTCGGCTGGGCATTTTCGATGATTGCGGACGCCAGGCTGGCCTGTAACGCACTGCACATGGCGGCCGAGTCCCGTGGCAAACCGACAGGCGTGATGTTTCATTCCGACCAGGGATGTCAGTACACCAGCCACAAATTCAGGGCTGCACTTGAAGAGTACAGCCTGAACCAGAGCATGAGTCATCGCGGACAGTGCTGGGACAACGCCGCCATGGAGCGTTTCTTCGGGGCCCTGAAATCAGAGTGGATCCCTGCTAAGGGCTATGAAACCGAAGAGCAAGCTCGGGCGGACATCCAGGCTTACTTGGTGCGCTACAACCTGAAGCGCCTCCACAGCTACAACGGTTACGAAACCCCGGTAGCCATGGAGAAAAAGCTGAAGGCAGCGGCATAA
- a CDS encoding ArpA protein → MPENTLEHISSQLSELLNSDPFSERDFFWEQHRFERNGYLKINDLVDPAVNALIAEDVRFLLANHSKRRDFVIESTGNTPRRLSNVPQESIEQNGKFISLAYESKYLSSLIANIVKEDVIPTPWKWDNYIINCQHKSGDTHGWHWGDYPYTIIWVVEAPAIDCGGLLECVPHTRWNKKNPRVEELLVENKIDSYFHSSGDIYLLKADTTLHRVKPLTHDVNRIILNTTWERARDKDRFVEHETFVFRD, encoded by the coding sequence ATGCCTGAGAATACCCTGGAACATATATCCTCACAGCTTTCTGAATTACTGAACTCTGATCCGTTTTCAGAAAGAGATTTCTTTTGGGAGCAACACCGCTTTGAAAGAAATGGCTACCTGAAGATCAATGATCTTGTTGATCCGGCAGTAAATGCTTTAATTGCCGAGGATGTAAGGTTTCTCCTAGCGAACCACTCGAAACGTCGAGATTTTGTCATTGAGTCAACCGGCAATACTCCTAGGCGTTTAAGTAATGTGCCTCAGGAATCCATTGAGCAAAATGGAAAATTTATTTCCTTGGCTTATGAGTCAAAGTACCTGTCCAGCCTGATAGCAAACATTGTTAAAGAGGACGTAATCCCCACACCATGGAAATGGGACAACTACATTATTAACTGTCAGCATAAGTCAGGGGATACACATGGATGGCACTGGGGGGACTACCCTTACACAATTATCTGGGTAGTAGAAGCCCCCGCTATTGACTGCGGGGGGCTATTGGAGTGTGTCCCACACACCAGGTGGAATAAGAAAAACCCGCGAGTGGAAGAACTTTTGGTGGAAAACAAAATTGACTCATACTTCCATTCTTCTGGAGATATATATTTACTGAAAGCCGATACGACATTACATCGTGTCAAGCCACTAACCCATGACGTTAATCGAATTATTCTAAACACCACATGGGAGCGAGCTAGAGACAAGGATCGCTTCGTAGAACACGAGACCTTTGTTTTTCGGGACTAA